One Lentimicrobium sp. L6 DNA segment encodes these proteins:
- a CDS encoding carbohydrate kinase family protein, which yields MSETKSSKKKVIVIGAAIADITGFSSKPLIENDSNPGEIKFSSGGVGRNIAENLARLDCHVELITAFGNDVYALGLKSHCQETGIQIDNSLFSSESSTAIYLSINNPDGNMAMAISDTEIIDELSPEFMASKKSIIEDADCIVLDTNLSEETLKYIAENFSQIPIFLDLVSTSKAKKAKSILNYFHTIKPNLIEAEHLSGIKFEEAKDLDLMLKDFVSTGIQQVFISKGEEGCFYGNTEKSGVFRSKISKVVNSSGAGDAFMAGLVFAHLYDYDLEESATFATALSLAALQSEEAVNPQLNLELANHIRQEL from the coding sequence ATGAGTGAAACTAAATCATCAAAGAAAAAAGTAATAGTTATAGGAGCGGCAATTGCCGATATCACTGGGTTTTCTTCAAAGCCTTTGATTGAGAATGATTCCAATCCTGGGGAGATTAAGTTTTCCAGCGGTGGAGTTGGAAGAAATATTGCTGAGAATCTGGCAAGACTAGATTGTCATGTTGAACTCATCACAGCTTTTGGGAACGATGTTTATGCCCTTGGATTAAAGTCTCATTGTCAAGAAACAGGAATTCAAATTGACAATAGTTTGTTCTCATCAGAATCCTCTACTGCTATATACTTGTCGATAAACAATCCCGATGGTAATATGGCCATGGCGATTTCTGACACTGAAATTATTGACGAATTAAGTCCAGAGTTTATGGCTTCAAAGAAATCAATAATCGAAGATGCTGATTGCATCGTTTTAGATACCAATTTGTCTGAGGAAACATTGAAGTATATTGCTGAGAATTTTTCACAGATTCCCATCTTCTTAGATTTAGTTTCTACTTCAAAAGCAAAAAAGGCAAAATCGATATTGAACTATTTCCATACCATCAAGCCCAATTTAATAGAAGCTGAGCACTTATCGGGAATAAAATTTGAGGAGGCCAAGGATTTAGATTTGATGCTAAAAGATTTTGTTAGTACTGGAATACAACAGGTCTTTATTTCAAAAGGAGAGGAAGGATGTTTTTATGGGAATACTGAGAAGAGTGGAGTTTTTAGGAGCAAGATAAGTAAAGTGGTGAATAGTTCAGGGGCAGGAGATGCGTTTATGGCGGGATTGGTTTTTGCCCATTTATATGATTACGATTTGGAAGAATCGGCTACCTTTGCCACCGCTTTGTCGCTAGCTGCTTTACAAAGTGAAGAAGCAGTGAATCCTCAATTAAATTTAGAACTGGCAAATCACATTAGACAAGAATTATGA